One genomic window of Medicago truncatula cultivar Jemalong A17 chromosome 1, MtrunA17r5.0-ANR, whole genome shotgun sequence includes the following:
- the LOC25485571 gene encoding uncharacterized protein → MSFRMIAAFSLLVFVHLINLASSNTTKNILPAEFVQKSKLEDKAIYVSKMEGGGIHGGGGHGGQSHGGGAVIPVYAAGAANKNHQPPSHHSAADCNLNKIKFSSTLMLVLVYPLMLIVWLT, encoded by the exons ATGAGTTTCAGAATGATTGCAGCCTTTTCTCTTCTAGTTTTTGTCCATCTCATCAACCTTGCTTCTTCAAATACTACCAAGAACATCTTGCCTGCAG AATTTGTGCAGAAGAGCAAGTTAGAAGATAAGGCAATATATGTAAGTAAAATGGAAGGAGGTGGTATTCATGGAGGAGGCGGTCATGGTGGCCAATCACATGGAGGAGGAGCAGTTATACCTGTTTATGCAGCCGGTGCTGCAAATAAAAACCACCAGCCTCCGAGTCATCATAGTGCTGCTGACTGCAAcctcaacaaaatcaaattctCTTCCACGCTTATGTTGGTCTTAGTCTATCCTCTTATGCTGATTGTTTGGTTAACATAG
- the LOC25485573 gene encoding replication protein A 14 kDa subunit B: MDTSNPAAFVNAQVLPDFIGKKVRAVVQVNHSDGATITGKSTDESQIIVKGLSSQVPVMNYVEVIGIAESNNSIRAEILTDFGATFDVNSYNQLCQLANGEFRSLFL; this comes from the exons ATGGACACTTCAAATCCTGCTGCATTTGTCAATGCCCAAGTTCTTCCCGATTTCATTGGAAAGAAAGTAAGAGCAGTGGTTCAGGTGAATCATTCTGATGGTGCGACAATCACGGGCAAGTCCACTGATGAATCTCAGATAATTGTAAAAGGGCTATCATCACAAGTCCCTGTCATGAATTATGTTGAGGTTATTGGCATTGCTGAAAGTAACAACTCTATTCGTGCTGAAATATTGACTGACTTTGGTGCCACATTTG ATGTCAACTCTTACAATCAGTTATGCCAACTAGCAAATGGTGAATTCAGAAGTCTGTTTCTTTAG